TTGAGTAGGACCCAGAGTTCTGGATGATGGGGTGGAGCCAGGGTCAGATGGCAGAGTCAAGTCATTTTAGGGAAGAACAATGAATTAGGAATAAACCTTGGTAAATCTCAAGACAGAAAAGAGGCAGAGGTAAGGAAGATGACCACAGCAGACACAAACTCCCTCCCCAAAGAACCATCTGTCCCTCAGGCCCTGGCAAGAGGACTCACCTAAGGCTTCGGAAGCTTCCCACCTCTGTCTGCCCAGGAGTCCGTTCCTCAGGGAAGTCCCAGGAAGCAGCTTctattccttcctcttcctcttcaccaGCTTCACCACATAGCTGCCTGGCCAGAAGAGGCACGAGGCCCAGAGCCTGTAACTTGCCCAAGGCCCCAGTATCATAAAGGAAGCCTACAAGAGCAGCCACAACACGTGGGTGCCAGGCACTGGCACCAGGGTCCTGCAAGAGGCCCATCAGCAGCTCCAAACCACCAGCATCCCGAAGCCGGGCCCGGTTGATGGCTTCCCGGCACAAGAGACACACAGCCCGCACTAGGGGCTGCTGGGCAGCTGAGCTGGTCCCGCTGGAACCCCGTCGTCGCCTAAGCTCACCTAGTAACACCTCCACACCACCAGCATTGCCCAGTGCAGGCCGCACCAGGCCCTGAGCACACAGATTGGCAAGGATCAGGATGGCTGCCTCACGTATTGGCCGTTTAGGGTGAGAAGCCAGGCTGACAAGTGGGCCCAGTCCCCCACCCAGACTCAGCTGCTCAGCACAGGCCCGGGAACAGCCTCGGCTGAGTTCCAAGAGAGCACGGACTAGGGCCGAGGTCAGTGCGGGGTCTGGGGCAGTAGCCAGGAGCTCAGCCAGTGGCCGAACTGCTCCCTGTTGTGCTAGGGCTAGGCGGTGCTGGGGTGAGTCTGCCAAGTTGCGGAGGGCACGAACTATGCTCTGTAGACATTGTGAGTCCTGGTAGGCTGTCAGGCTCTCAACAAGAAAGGGAACAGCAcctggagaagggagaggaagatagATGATGAGCAAGGGTAGACATGGAAGCCCTCCTCCTGCAAGTCTCAGCTAAGCCCACTCTCACAGCCTCCTTACCAGCAGAGTGGATGTCCCTGCAGCTCTCAGGTTCCATGGCTAAGTTCCCCAGTGCACGAGCCGTTCGGTTATGGATGCTGTCTATCTTTACACATTGAAGAATGGTCACTGCAAGGACAGTTTGTCTGCTTTGAAGGCTCTACCCCTTATTTGTTTCTAATTAATCATGTCAAGAATGTGGTAAATGTCTAGATGAAGTTCAATGGTATCAAGCTTGTATCAAGCCCTGAGACAATCCCCAACAATccaaaaagagagggaggagtgctaTGGAATATTCCTGTACACTGTAAATTatgctctgattggtttaataaagaggctGACTAACCACAGCCAGGCAAGAAAAGGTTAGGTGGAAAAATGAACTAGGAAAACCAaattaggaagggaagaagaatggCGGAGTCAGGGAGCTACCCAAGCCAGTCACAAGGGAAACAAGATGCTAGAGGACACGTAAagccacaagccatgtggcaatacatagatttataaaaatgggttaacttaaataTAAGAGCTAATTAATAATAAACCTGAGCTATCGAccgagcatttgtaattaatgtaAGCTTTTGTGCGTTTATTTGGGACCAGGTGGTCAGGACAAGAAAActctgagggagagagaggtatgAGAGAGGAGGAAACAAACATGATTTGAGAAGGTTAGGGAAGAATCTTTAGAAGATGCTAAACAGTGAGCAAGAGTTAGAGGACTGAATGGATATTTGCCAGAAGGATGGTAAATGGAAAGGCTAGCGTGCCTCAGGTTTGAAAGCAGCGTTTCTAAATGCCCCACGGTAATAGTGTCACAACAGTTCAGTAATTTCACATAGTCCCTCAAATAACTGTCCGAGAGTCAAAATTTACATGAGAGGGCACAGCAGCCACAAAAGGGTTTTAAGAGTGGAAGTGACCTATACACTCTGGCAACTGTAGTGATGGGGGTATTACAAGACAAGGATGGGGCCGGAAGAATGGCTGAAGTTGTCACAGTAGTGAAGGTAACTTGGCTTGAACCAAGTCAGCTTTCATTTCTGCCAAACAAAAGGTAATCCTGCCCAGCACAGAAATGTGGAAGCAAGGTTAGAGAGAACTTGGTATTTACAGGGGCTATTGTCAAGCCTCTTGGCAAACACAGTATTGTACAAGTGCATTCTATGcaagttttaaatatataaatgcttcactttaaaaattaagatttttaggtggtggctcacatctttaatcccagcacttgggaggcaaaagcaggtggatctctgtgagttcaaggccagcctggtctacaaagcaagttccaggacagactccaaagcaatacagagaaaccttgtctcgaaaaaccaaaaaaaaaaattaagttttttttttgttttttgtttttgtttttttgtcaaaaCTGGCATACTATCAGAGGAAAAGCAATGACACAACTTTGTTCCCATCATCACCATTAGGAGGCGCCAAATGAGCGAATACACAGAAAGGCTTATCCTTTTCTGTAATTTACTGTTTACTGTGTGTTTCTAAGTACCCAGCCTGAGCTTGGAGTCTGGgcattttatatttgaatttcattttatgcCCACTTCAATCTTGGATTCTAGTTTTGGAGGGGCTGGGTGATTTGCCCGCTATGTCTGACTGCACCACTTTCTAAGTCCATTCGCCGAACTTTTAAAACTACACTTTTCTGACCTCCAGCTCATCCACGTGAAGCCTTGCACAGGGACGGACACAGCAGTAAGCACTGTCCGCTGTAACACCAAAAGTAGAAAGTGCAAACCATTCGCTCAAAAGTGGGGCAGGAGCCAATACCTAATCCTGGTCTGGGCGGGTCCGGGTATAATTTATGGGGAGCAGTGACGTCACACAGCATGACCCCTGAGAAGGTTGAGTGGCGCGGCACCATCACAAAGCGCGCACTCAGAGGCGTGACATAAAGAACTAAGGATTGCACAGCTCCTGTGGGCGGAACCTTTCTAAGCAATGGGGCGGAGCACTTACCCAAAGGGAGAATGCCTCCAAGTCTACGCACTTCGGCTCGGCACGCCTCTTCCGTACAGCAGTTGGCTAGAATGCTGAGCGCCAAATCCAGCGTCTTGCGCAGGCGCACTGGCGACGAAGGTGTCAAAGGCGACTCAGGAGCGGGGGCGGGGCCAGGGGAAGAAACAGCTGACGCAACCGACGAAGGGGCGGAgccagagcctgcatgggacggGGCGGGGCCCGCAGCAGCCGTTCGGCGTAGCAAGGCGAGAAGGGGGCGGAGCCCGCCGCGTGCCCGGAAGCGCTCAATTCCGTCTGCTGCCTTGATGTGGCGCGTGCGGAGGGCTAAGAGCGCGCGGCCCAGGGGTGTCTCGTTGGTAGCTGGGTCCTTTCCCCAACCCGGCCCCTCCCCGGCCGCCGCCGTGAGCTGCGCGAGGCAGAACGAGAGAGAGTCCGTAAGGGCCGGTCTCGCAGCCGCCATCTTGGCCCGGGGCTAAGGCTCCGCCCCGCGTCTCGCCGGTTCTCTGAGAGAGCGGAACTGGAAGAGAGGGGCGTGGCCAGGCTGCTCCTCTGAATAGCGCCGCCGCAGTTATCATGCGAGTCGGAAGTAGAAGTTCTAGATTCTGGAACTTGGGTACTAGCACAGTCTCAGAAGACATGGCGAGAAGGGTATTTATCTGTGTGACAGTAAGAGGCGCGTGCGGTGCATGCTGGGATATGTAGTCAAGCCCAAGCTTAGAGCAGTTTGAGGTGCGTGAGAAACTCCGCCCAGGGCTTAAGGGTGAGCTCTTGCTTCTAGAACCAGGCGGCCCGCTGTGGAGTCTGTGCTGCTCAACGTGACTTAGCTACTTCGCTGCCGGTACGTCCTTGTCAGCGACCGCCTTTCCCCATTCAGATTTTATTGACAACCCCCAAGCGTGGTGGTCTAGGGTCCCGAAGCCGGACTGATGAACTCCAAGCTCTCGTTCAGTGAATGAGAGAGTTAAACCTACCGAGAAAGTTCGCTGCTGCTTCCTAGAGCTGCTCGGGCTTGTAGACCTTTCCGTTTCCGGTGGTGGCCTCCAAGCCCCCAGTGCTGACGAGCTAAACGGGTGGCGAGCGCTCTTCGCCCGCAATGGAACTTGCGGCGCCAGAAGCTGCTAGGGAGAATCCAGATGGGGCGAAGCTGCTGGGGAACCGGGCATCAAAATTCCCGGGAGCCCTCAAGTCGTCCCTCGATCGCGAGGCTGAGTTGCATGAGCGCCCTCTCCTGGCGCTGCCGGAGCAACCAGCCGCCGGGGGAAAGTTGCTAGGCCAGCAGTACCTATGTAGGTCAGGCTCTGGCCCTGGGGAAGAAACCTTTGCCAAGACCAATGATCCTGCAGTCCACAAAGCTTTCAGGTGCCGGAATTGTGGGCTGACTGTAGCCAGCCTCTCTGACCTCATTCACCATCAAAACAGCCATGGGTGTGACCGGCCTTACAGCTGTCCAGAGTGTGACAAAAGCTTCCGGCGTGGCTCAGATCTGGTTAAGCACTACAGGGTACACACTGGTGAAAAACCTTACCCCTGCCCAGAATGTGGCCGTTGCTTCAGCCTCAGCTCCAATCTCACTAAACACCGGCGTTCTCACTCAGGTCTCAGACCTCATAAGTGTATGGAGTGCGGAGAGGCCTTTGGCCGCAGTGCAGACCTAGCAAAACACCTGCGGGTGCACACTGGGGAGAAGCCCTATGCTTGTGTTGAGTGTGGTAAGACTTTCAGGGTTAGCTCCAACCTGATCCAGCACCAGCGTACTCACACTGGCGAGAAACCCTACGGCTGTGGACTCTGTGGCAAGAGTTTCAGCCTGAGCTCTAATCTTTTACAGCACCAGCGCTGTCACACAGGTGAGAAACCCTACTTCTGCTCCTGGTGTGGAGACAGCTTTGGGCGCAGTTCCTATCTGCTGGAACACCAGCGTTCACACACAGGTGAGAAGCCCTACAATTGCTGTGAGTGTGGCAAGAACTTCACCAACAGCTCCAACTGCCTAAGGCACCAACGCACTCACAATGGAGAACCGCCTTTCAGGTGTCTTGAATGTGGACGTGGCTTCAGTAAGAGCATCATGTTCATTGAACACCAGCGCATCCACTTGAGCAAATGACTGACCTTTCCGGGATGTGGCAGAATCTTATACCACAGCTCCATTAATGTTCACACGTGGGCAAAAAGCCCTAGAAGTTAGCTGGGCGGTTGttgcccacgcctttaatcccagcactcgggaggcagagaggcagatctctgtgagttcaagaccagcctggtctacaagagctagttccaggacagcctcgaaagccacaggaaaaccctgtctccaaaacaaaacaaaacaaaaaaaagccctaGAAGTTTCCTGGTTGTGGGTAGTATTTTGTGGACAACACCAGCATATTCACATAGACCAAAGACCTTACATTTGCAGTAAGTGTGCCAGGAGCTTCAGGCAGATTTCCCACTTGTTCTTCTACCAAGTGACCCACAGTAGCAAGAAGACTTCTAAAACTCCCAACTTTTTCTAACACTAATGGATTACCAAAATGGGAGCTTCTACAGATATCCCTGGCTTCAGctttaatctacattttgtcttTGGATTTGGTCCAGCCCTGAGAAGCCTGAAGGAACCATCTGGACTGAGACAGAAATCCCAGACTAGAAGCACAGCACTAGAGCTATGGCTACTACCTTCAATGAGACAAGATTTTAAAGTgggcgggggggggagggggggtcccTTCTATTGAGATTCCATTTAGAATATCCATTAGCTAGAGGGAAATTTTAGATGTCCAGAGCCATATAACCCTGACCAGCTGCTTTGAGATAGGTTAACCATAACAAAAGAACAATTACTGTTTCTCAGAGGAAGAGGACTTACAAGCCAGGCAAAGTTCCTGTTGAGGACTACAGTAGCAAGAGGATGAAGGTGGGCCAGAGGGGATCATAAAGAAGGCTATGTTCTAGCAAAAGGACCAAAGAATTTGAATTTGGGGTTGCTACATAAGCTCTGGGTGTAGGATCCCATTCAGTGCACTTTCACCACTTAATAACTGTCTTTACTGTTCACACAGTAAAGGTTGAAGCAAAGAAACAGACTTTGAGTTCAGGATGCTTTGTGGTATTTCTGGGCATAGGCAAAGGCCCAAGATTTGTCATCTGGCCCTTTCCTAGTCCTCAATCCCTTCCCTCAAAAAATTCCCCTGTTCCCCCCTCCCCAAACACTTCCTCActcccctcaatggaagaatagTGAAGACTTCTGGACCTTAGAGATTAAGTAGCCTTTTTATCTAACACAGAGGCAGGTTGCCCACCCAAATATATTTCTGCTGCTAAAATTAGTGTATATGAGAGCTGGGAGGTTTCCCAAAGCACCACATAGTCTTTAATCAGATCACAGTCCAAGCAGGGACTGCCTATTGTCCTGAGAGTCATGGACTAAGCTTTTTAAGGTTGAGGATAGAGTTTTCTGTTTCAAAGACCTAGTAAGTCCTTTGTGACATTCCTTTCATCCTTAACTGCAAAATCCTTGTCCCCTGCCCTCCAGTTTTGCTGCCATTTATTTAGCTTGTTGCATCTAGAACTGTCTATATATAGAGTAAGAGGCTAAGGAAGAATGTCAAGTTGCCCAGCCTCAGTTTCTAAGAGTCCAGGCTTGTCTCTTCCTAGCTGTGTGACCCATTACCTCTTCTGGGTCTCAGTTACTTCATCTGTGAAACATGCAATGTTCCTCACCAGGCTGTGAAGATTCCCTGAATATGCCTACCTTCATGAAGTACCCGGTTAGGAGAATGGCTCAGTAAGCCTCAGTTCTGAAGTCTGGAGTCCTGTTGGTTGTATCGTTCAGAAAGCATCATGGCAGCTCACGGAACAGCTTCTAAGATCACAGAAATGAACTAGACACTCCTGTAGTAGACTATTGTCCCATAAAGGCAATGGACCAGTAATAACATTGGGGAAGGGGTGTCACCTGGAGCAAATCTGAAAGGCATGACCCAGGTGACATCTAATGAACATCTCTGCCTCCTCAAGCTGGGTAGGAGAAACTTACTCCAAGAAGGAGTAAGTAATTAAAGAAATGATTCTTGATATGTTCCCATCAACAGTACTTCAAAAAACACAACCCAAGGTTTGAGTTGAATACATGAGCATAGCACATACGTATCTTCTGCTTCTGAAATCTGGTTCTTTGGCACTCAATAATAGCTATGTTTGGGTTCTGTTTACACTGCTTACTATTGGCCTTTGGCTCTGTTACAATGAGAGAATGCAAATGTTTTACTCAtacctctgtgtatgtgttaagCATATGGCACAGGTGAGCATGGAAGCAAAATTTCTTAGAGGAGCTAAAAGCTTTCTTCTCACATACAGCAGATAATCTCTGGACCTACTCTCTTaactgcagaaaaaaacaaaacttcctgACCAAACAAAGAAGCAGATTTCAGAAACAGGAGAGATGGGCTTAATTCAACAGATACCATTATCCAAGTATGTGACCAGCTTGTAGGCCAGAAATGCCAAACAATTGTCTGGCTGTGTCTGTTTATGTTACAATCAATACAAAACTTCAGTCAAACTGCACATTCAAATTTAGATTGctagtttttctgtttgtgtagTTAGAAGATTAATCCATCAATgtttgatctttttttctttttaggattgatttttatgtgtctgtgccGAGGTGAGTTTgtgtgcaccacgtgcatgcaGGTGTTGCATGGCCAGAGGggactggattccctggaactggagctataagCATTAACATGCtgatgctggggaccaaactcaagtcctctgcaagaatggtAGTCATTCTTAATTGTCAGCCCAACATAAGATCCTAATAGAGCAATGATTTGGTAGTGGCTGTTCCATCATCCTTATTCTATTTCTGGCTCAATATTAGGACTTTTTCTTACTCATCAGGGTAAGCCTACAAAAGCCACAGGGAATACTCAAATACTACCATGAATGAGAAGGACCCTTCATAGACTGAAGCCAAAATGTCCCCTTTACCCATTTGTAGCCCCATCCTActactttccttcttttccctcccctaGCACTCTCAGTAACTgacctgtcttcctcctcctgagtCTGCCTGTCTCCCTGCTTCCTTCCCCACCCAGGTTATCACTCCTTAaagcttctttttctctctgaaagAGGACACAGACTAATCAAGGCCCATGTTAGGAAGAGGTCTAAGTATTGAACCCTGGTTGGTTCACTGAGTGGTTGTGAGAATCCAGCAAACACAGAAGCACTCTATTAGAGCTTAAGTAAACCAGGGAGTGTTTAAGTGAGTAACATTATCACACTTGGAATGGCTCGGCTCCTGTCTAGTTCTAGACATGGGATAGATTGAAGTGCTGACATCAAGTTGTCTCATGGAATCCTGATGGGGTATATAGAGACCCATGCTGTGATAAGTGTGGCTGTGCCTGGCACCTGGAGTCCAGACTACCTATAAGCTCACCTGGTGTGGCAGGACTTTTGGGACTTTTGCTGACTCCCTTCCCAGCTCATTCCCCTCGGTGTACTTATAGGGGGCAAGGCCTGGATCGGTGCTCTCCCTGCTGAGTCTCAGCAATCCCATCATGGGACAGACAGCCCTGAAGAAAGGCCATGTGATTTACAATTTCTCTTCTCTAAGATTTGGGTACATTTCCTAGGGGAGTCTATGGGGGAAAAGCCAGTTTGAGGAACGGATGGATGAAGATGGGCTGGCTTAGGGCAGACATCCATCTCTTACCTCAGTCATGTAGCTGCAAGGTTGAGGATCCCAGGACCTTTCATTTCAAAGGATGGGTACAGGTAAATTTCTGGACATGCTCAGGTTCTGAGACCAGTTGGAAACAGAATGTTGGGTGGATGCAATGCTTGACATGGCagtacatacctttaaccccaatactccaggagacagaggcaggaagatctcttgaaTCTGCAGCCAGCTACTATGGCTTACctagtgagtttcaagccagccagtGAGTCCctatacttaaaaagaaaaaagaaagtgacttCAAGACTTCCTGTTCCAAGCCACCCTTAAAGGGTAGAGTCAAAGTCTTCAGTAACAAGTCCAGGAACATGATAAACCATATGTTGTAGTAAGACGCTCCTGTCTTACTACATGCACCTACCTCCTGTGTGTGATGATCTGAGTACATCAAAAGTGATTCTGGCTTAGGACCTGGACCCTCAAAACTTCTGACCAGGGCCTTGtatctcctctcttcccattgctTCCCCCACATAGCTGTTCAGAGTCATGAACAGGTTGCCTCTCACATCCCTCAACCCCAGGCCCACATCCTTCCCATACCACAGCCATTATGAGTTGGAAGGTTGGGGAGAGCAAGTTCCATTTGGGACCATGACAGTGAAGAATGTGGGAATGAGAACGTCCATTCAGCATGGAAAGATGCTCTTAGCAACAGCTCTGGCTCAGAGGCTCACAGTATTTCCTGTAGTGTCGACTACAAGAAGCCATGAGTGGAATCCCAATATGCACAGCTCAGAAACTCTGTCATCAGAGAACCCCAGACTCCTTTTCTGGACATGTCCCATGTAGCGGGCTTTCTTGGACCACTAGaccccaaatcatgacactgagacttattaattatgaattctcAACCTTAGCTTAGGTTTATTTCTAGttagtttttttcccctttaactcTAATTAACCCATTGCTAGTCATCTGTGTGCTGCCCTGAgtgaggctcatttacctcatctacacTCTGTCcatctgctttcctgcttcctccatgtttgtctgtctggcCCCTAGCTGGCTCCCtttttctctgcccaccagccccgcctatccctcctctgcctagctattggccattcagctctttattaatcaggtaccttaggcaagtaaggtaaaacagcaacacatctttttttttttttaatgagaaggtTGTGTTTATATTGTAGGAATATACATtgcatataattataatatatatatttataatatatatatatataataaatatatatatatatttaaccacAAAGAATGTAAAAAGAGTTTTTGGATTtgaaaaaagaacaaggaagggTATGTGGGAGCATTTggatggaggagaggaaaggggaaatggtgtaatataatctcaaaaataataaaaaatcaaagtGTTTGCCCTCAAGTTTTCAATATGAGTTTAAAATTAAACCATGTCTGGTTTCTAATAATTCGATTTTACAGGTAGTGTGAGTACTTGTACTAACAATGTGAACCAGTTTTCCATTTATCTCTTGTATCatacagcaacacatctttacatcattaaacaaatgcagcataaacaaatgcaacacatttttacatggttaaacaattattctgcagcacatctttacatagttaaacaaatattctattccacaacaaccCTCTCTAAAAAGGAGGGCAGTTTAAGGGGGAAGGAGTGAGACTGTAGCTCATTCGCAGTGCTTGCCTTGCATAGCCTAGTTTCAATCTctactgtaaaaaaataaatctacaaacTCAAGTAGTATGGTGGTTTGGGACTGTTTAGTTTAAAGACATTAATCTATATACCAAAAATTGCCACTGTATTAAAAGATGACTTTTATGATTATTAATGGATTACTCATTCATTTATAAACATACTGTGCTAAGTTCTGAGAATAAAATAATAGGTGAAATAAATATCTCAGCCCCCAAGGCTTTCTGTTTGCCAGAAGTATGGGTCTCGATAGCATTATGTAAAGATAGTCTTGTTTGGCACCTTCTCTCCACCCTTGTTACTTTGGGGTGACAATGAACAAGGTTGGAAGTGAAGGAAGGGCCAATATAATAGTGTTGTGTGACATTCTTCCTGGGGAGACATGCAGTGTCTGCTTGACCTAGATAGGAAACAAACAGACCAAAGTAACTATATCAACAACATCCGATTTGAAGCAATGAATTTATTGGAGTTACAGGAGTGTGAGTAAAGGGTTATGTACAGGGTCACCAATAACTCACCCCAACATGGGTGAAAGTTAGAGCTCTCTGTTCCCTCcctttgagaggagggaaccccaactgagaaaattcccccataagatcaggctgtaggcaagcctgtagggctttctcttaattaatgattgatataaGAGGCCCAGTCCATGGTGTGTGGCACCACCCCTGGGTTGGTGGTTCTTGCTCCTATAAGAAAGAGGGCTGAGCAAAGCACGAGGAGCcggccaggaagcagcacccctctacagcccctgcatcagctcctgcctctaggttcctggtCTGCTTGAGCTCTGTGCTTTCTCCAATGATGTGGacacataagccaaataaaccttttactCCCCacgttgctttggtcatggtgttccatcacagcaatagtatcCTAAGTCAcatctgtcacagcaatatcccatGGCCTAGTGCCAATTTCTACCTTAGTTATGGTTTATATTcctgtggcaaaacaccatggcaaaaaaaaaaaattaggaagttACTCGTTTATTCCACTTACAATTCTCAGGTCCATCATCAAAGGacgtcagggcaggaacctgaagcaggACTGATGTAGGGACTATGGAGGATACTACTTGAAGGGGCTCTAGCAGGcttgagcatggcaaacatggttctggaaggccttgcccttcaCACATTCCCTCTTCCTTGCTAAAAACTATTAGACTACATTCTTAAAGCTGGCTACCAAGGTCTGTTCCCCTGTttggtcacttcctcctcctgaggttTGTAAGCCAAtgttacagctctggagggaaaggtatcctgacttgtTGGTAAGTGAAACCTGACTCACTGGAAAGTCAGGTGATAACTGAAGCTGTGAAGAGATGCCGGCACCTGCTGGCACGGTGGGAAACAGTTCCTGAGTGGGGTGTGGGGattaagaaaagacagagacagcagaTAGATTTGGGAGGACTGTCAGTGAATACTGCAGCCCCAAGTTTATTTCTTGGCATGTTTATATACAACTTTAAGGCAGAAGTAACAATATAAAACTTGCACTCAGAACAAGCTGACACTCACATGGCAGATACTATCTTAAGAAGACCACATCCCTGCTCCATCCTTGAGTCAGGGAACAGACAGTTTCATTATCACTCACAATATACCTCCTGCTGGCATCAGCAGCCTAGAATTGCACATTTGGCAGAACAATGTTCTTTCCCATGGTCTTAACATTACAATCTCATGGCTCCCCAAAAAGagacagctctgaagggaaaggccAGGCTATACCTGAAGCTGGAGTGCAGTGGGGGATGGTCTCCCCGCAGGAGGTagcaatcctgctcctctcctaAGAGAGCTGTTACAGCTGAGCCCTGCTTAGTTCCCCTAAGGAAACGTCCTAGCAAGGCTATCCACTTCTTCTGCTTCCTACCGTGGCTATCCGCTTTAACTCCATCTGAATATGTTACTTCTTCTGCTTCAGTCTACTGAAGGAGATGCCcctgcagaaatgtagcaatctcctTCTGCTCCAGTGAAAAGCTCCTAAGGGAGCTTCCCTGCAGATGTAActgtttcttctggtttttctgctcagtcccccaccccccagggaaCCTTTCAGCAAAGGTTCTTCTGCTCCACACCAGCAGAAGGGATCTTCATCCAAAACTCTTTTAAGgaagagatttatttgggaaggaggagtccagcagagtggctgcctctgccagggtgggaaaAAACAGCCAGCAACTGAGCAGGCAGAGGagcttatatagggcttcttagggttttttttccctGGGAGAAgattttctgctcagggattAATTAGTTGGTCAGGGGCAGCGTTGGCTCTGCTTTCAGGCCAAACTGTGTATTTTTCACTGGCTccttttagccttttggctctattTTCAAGGCTAAGgaatatttctttcactggttctggTTCTAGGGCCAAAGTATGTTTCCTTGGCTCTGGTTTCAGTCAGGTCGTGTttctgaggttctgggttcagagctaaagtgtttctttcactgacttGGTTTTCAGATCCAGGGTGTGTTTTTTTCACTAGCTCTGGGTTCAGGGTCAGGGTGCTCAAATGGTTGGTTGGCTTTCCTGCTCAGTGATTGGTTGGTTTCATGTTCAATTGGTCAGGGACAGAGTTGGCTCTGGTTCTAGGGCCAAAatatgtttctttggctctgtttcagagtcagggtgtgtttcttaaGTTCTAGGTTCAGGGCTAAAGTATTTATTTCACTTGGGTTTCAGATCCAGGGTGGGTTTCTTTCACTATCTCTAGTTTCAGGGCTAGGGTGGGtgtctttggctggcccttttagCCTATAAAGCTGACTGCCAAGGTCCAGCTATTAAAGTGTttaagtccagcaatcaaaagacCCTTTTCAGCTCAC
The DNA window shown above is from Cricetulus griseus strain 17A/GY chromosome 3, alternate assembly CriGri-PICRH-1.0, whole genome shotgun sequence and carries:
- the LOC113834555 gene encoding zinc finger protein 239-like, coding for MELAAPEAARENPDGAKLLGNRASKFPGALKSSLDREAELHERPLLALPEQPAAGGKLLGQQYLCRSGSGPGEETFAKTNDPAVHKAFRCRNCGLTVASLSDLIHHQNSHGCDRPYSCPECDKSFRRGSDLVKHYRVHTGEKPYPCPECGRCFSLSSNLTKHRRSHSGLRPHKCMECGEAFGRSADLAKHLRVHTGEKPYACVECGKTFRVSSNLIQHQRTHTGEKPYGCGLCGKSFSLSSNLLQHQRCHTGEKPYFCSWCGDSFGRSSYLLEHQRSHTGEKPYNCCECGKNFTNSSNCLRHQRTHNGEPPFRCLECGRGFSKSIMFIEHQRIHLSK